A single genomic interval of Zunongwangia sp. HGR-M22 harbors:
- a CDS encoding DEAD/DEAH box helicase: protein MTFKELGIIDSISRALEDKGYSEPTPIQQQAIPILLKGKDLLGSAQTGTGKTAAFTIPILQRLVEGVPPKGKRKIRVLIITPTRELAIQIADNIDTYSKYTDIRNTVIFGGVKQHQQVRKIQSGIDILTATPGRLLDLINQGFISLNNIEHFVLDEADQMLDMGFVHEIKKILKKLPKERQSLFFSATMPKSIIELSRQILGDFERVKIAPQQTTAERVDQEIYFVPKQNKVKLLVHLLKTASFDTVIVFSRTKHGANKIVKKLSQAGIDSAAIHGNKSQNQRQNVLNDFKDGKIKVLVATDIAARGIDVSQLSLVVQFDLPNVAETYVHRIGRTGRAKASGSAIAFCDIEERPYLKSIEKLIDQRLPVIDDHAFKEISAEAKAAQSTGKSQKKPRANSGRKPRGKK from the coding sequence ATGACATTTAAAGAACTGGGTATTATAGACTCAATCTCAAGGGCGTTAGAAGATAAAGGTTATTCTGAGCCTACTCCCATTCAGCAACAAGCTATTCCAATCTTATTAAAAGGAAAAGACTTACTAGGATCTGCTCAAACAGGTACGGGTAAAACTGCGGCTTTTACAATTCCTATATTACAAAGGTTGGTAGAGGGTGTCCCGCCGAAGGGTAAAAGAAAAATAAGAGTGCTTATCATTACACCAACAAGAGAGTTGGCTATTCAGATAGCAGATAATATCGATACGTATTCAAAATATACCGACATTCGAAATACGGTAATTTTTGGTGGAGTAAAGCAACATCAGCAGGTAAGAAAAATACAGAGTGGAATAGATATTCTAACAGCAACCCCTGGAAGGTTATTAGATTTGATTAATCAGGGTTTTATATCGCTAAATAATATTGAGCATTTTGTGCTTGATGAAGCCGACCAGATGTTGGATATGGGGTTTGTACATGAGATAAAAAAAATTCTCAAAAAGTTACCTAAAGAGCGTCAATCGCTGTTTTTCTCTGCCACCATGCCGAAGTCTATTATTGAACTTTCAAGACAAATTTTAGGTGATTTTGAGCGGGTAAAGATCGCGCCTCAACAAACTACGGCAGAGCGTGTAGATCAAGAAATTTATTTTGTGCCAAAACAAAATAAGGTTAAGCTGCTTGTTCATTTATTGAAAACTGCTTCTTTTGATACCGTAATTGTATTTTCTAGAACTAAGCATGGGGCGAATAAAATTGTAAAGAAATTGAGTCAGGCTGGTATTGATTCCGCAGCAATTCATGGTAATAAATCTCAGAATCAACGGCAAAATGTGTTGAATGACTTTAAGGATGGGAAAATCAAAGTTTTGGTAGCGACAGATATTGCTGCCAGAGGTATAGATGTATCTCAGCTTTCTCTTGTAGTGCAGTTTGATTTGCCAAATGTAGCAGAAACGTACGTACATAGGATAGGGAGAACAGGTCGTGCCAAAGCTAGCGGTAGTGCGATTGCTTTTTGTGATATTGAAGAACGACCTTATTTAAAATCTATAGAAAAACTTATCGATCAGCGATTACCGGTTATAGATGATCATGCTTTTAAAGAAATATCTGCGGAAGCAAAGGCTGCTCAAAGTACTGGCAAATCACAAAAAAAGCCAAGAGCTAATTCTGGAAGGAAACCGAGAGGCAAAAAATAG
- a CDS encoding tRNA1(Val) (adenine(37)-N6)-methyltransferase produces MSKKSFQFKEFEVHQDRCAMKIGTDGVLLGAWVELPENLNSILDVGTGTGIIALMLAQRSPAQLIDALEIDENAYEQAVGNFEASDWGDRLFCYHAEFGEFVEEMQDEEKYDLIISNPPFYNADYKTTSKERDMSRFQDALPFELLLEGSTYLLSENGTLAVIIPKNQEESFLTTAENFQLFPKKITYVKGNQDSEIKRCLVLLGFDNTKTEKDELTIEIDRHQYTEAYKNLVKDFYLAM; encoded by the coding sequence ATGTCCAAAAAATCATTCCAATTTAAAGAATTTGAAGTTCATCAGGATAGATGCGCAATGAAAATCGGCACCGATGGCGTACTTCTTGGCGCCTGGGTAGAACTTCCTGAAAATCTAAACAGCATACTAGATGTTGGTACAGGCACAGGCATTATCGCACTTATGCTTGCCCAACGCTCTCCCGCCCAACTTATAGACGCATTAGAAATCGACGAAAATGCATACGAGCAAGCTGTGGGAAATTTTGAAGCCAGCGATTGGGGCGATCGTCTTTTTTGCTACCACGCAGAATTTGGAGAATTTGTCGAAGAAATGCAGGATGAGGAAAAATACGATCTTATTATATCCAACCCTCCATTCTACAACGCAGACTATAAAACCACATCTAAAGAACGCGATATGTCACGTTTTCAGGATGCCCTACCTTTTGAGCTTCTACTTGAAGGCTCGACCTATCTACTTTCCGAAAATGGCACTCTAGCAGTTATTATTCCGAAGAATCAAGAAGAAAGTTTCCTAACTACAGCAGAAAACTTTCAATTATTCCCTAAAAAAATCACTTATGTAAAAGGCAACCAAGATTCAGAAATTAAAAGATGTCTGGTATTACTTGGTTTTGATAATACAAAAACTGAAAAAGACGAATTGACCATCGAAATAGACAGACATCAATACACTGAAGCTTATAAGAACTTAGTTAAAGATTTTTACCTTGCCATGTAG
- the tsf gene encoding translation elongation factor Ts — protein MAKITAAEVNKLRKATGAGMMDCKKALVEVDGDFDKAIEVLRKKGQKVAAKRADRDSAEGAAIAKVNADNSKGAVISLNCETDFVAKNDDFVKLANDFADLALTVSTKEELLAADYNGISVQDKLTEQTGVIGEKIEIGAFKTLEAPFVGSYIHAGNKIAVLTGLSKNVEGAEDAAKDVSMQAAAMNPVALNEEGIDQTIIDKEVEIAKDQLRAEGKPEEMLDNIAKGKIKRYFKDNTLVNQAFIKDNKQSVAQYVKSVDSDLTVVAFERVALGE, from the coding sequence ATGGCAAAGATAACCGCCGCTGAAGTAAATAAATTAAGAAAAGCTACAGGAGCAGGAATGATGGACTGTAAAAAAGCTCTTGTGGAAGTTGATGGTGATTTTGATAAGGCTATTGAAGTTCTTCGTAAAAAAGGACAAAAAGTAGCTGCTAAGAGAGCCGATAGAGATTCTGCTGAAGGTGCTGCAATTGCAAAAGTAAATGCAGACAATTCTAAAGGAGCTGTTATCTCTCTTAACTGTGAAACAGATTTCGTTGCTAAAAACGATGACTTCGTAAAATTAGCAAATGATTTCGCAGATCTTGCATTAACTGTTTCTACTAAAGAAGAACTTTTAGCTGCAGATTACAACGGAATTTCAGTTCAAGATAAATTAACTGAACAAACCGGTGTAATTGGAGAGAAAATCGAAATTGGTGCTTTTAAAACTTTAGAAGCTCCATTTGTAGGTTCTTACATTCACGCTGGTAACAAAATTGCTGTTTTAACAGGTCTTTCTAAAAATGTAGAAGGTGCTGAGGATGCTGCTAAAGATGTTTCTATGCAGGCGGCTGCAATGAATCCAGTTGCTCTTAATGAGGAAGGTATCGACCAGACTATAATTGATAAAGAAGTAGAAATTGCTAAAGATCAATTAAGAGCTGAAGGTAAACCAGAAGAAATGTTAGATAACATTGCTAAAGGAAAAATAAAGCGTTACTTTAAAGATAACACTTTAGTAAACCAGGCTTTTATTAAAGACAACAAACAATCTGTTGCACAATATGTAAAATCTGTAGATTCAGATCTTACTGTAGTTGCTTTTGAAAGAGTTGCTTTAGGAGAGTAA
- the rpsB gene encoding 30S ribosomal protein S2: MANKVEVKELLDAGVHFGHLTRRWNPNMAPYIYMERNGIHIINLYKSAAKMEEAGEALKKIAASGRKILFVATKKQAKEIVAEQAEKANMPYITERWPGGMLTNFVTIRKAIKKMASIDRMKKDGTFNTLSKKERLQVDRLRAKLEKNLGSIADMTRLPGALFVVDITREHIAIKEAQKLNIPIFAMVDTNSDPREVDYLIPANDDASKSINKVVSYVSDAIVEGLSDRKSGKDSKKADKESKSEKAAPKMPKAEGEVPSKDASDQKAMSEAKNDVKLESKQETLKKASSNEEE, from the coding sequence ATGGCAAACAAAGTAGAAGTTAAAGAATTACTTGATGCAGGTGTACATTTTGGACACCTTACAAGAAGATGGAATCCAAATATGGCTCCTTACATCTATATGGAGCGTAACGGAATTCACATCATCAACTTATATAAAAGTGCTGCTAAAATGGAAGAGGCTGGTGAAGCCCTTAAGAAAATAGCAGCCAGCGGCAGAAAAATACTTTTTGTTGCTACCAAAAAACAAGCAAAAGAAATCGTAGCAGAGCAAGCTGAAAAAGCAAACATGCCTTACATCACTGAAAGATGGCCTGGTGGTATGCTTACCAACTTTGTTACTATCCGTAAAGCTATTAAGAAAATGGCTTCTATCGATAGAATGAAGAAAGACGGTACATTCAACACTCTTTCTAAAAAAGAACGTCTTCAGGTAGATCGTTTAAGAGCTAAGTTAGAGAAAAACTTAGGTTCTATTGCAGATATGACCAGACTTCCAGGTGCATTATTTGTGGTAGACATTACTCGTGAACACATTGCTATTAAAGAAGCTCAAAAATTAAACATTCCAATTTTTGCTATGGTAGACACGAATTCAGATCCTCGTGAGGTGGATTATTTGATTCCTGCCAACGATGATGCTTCAAAATCTATCAACAAAGTAGTTTCTTACGTTTCAGATGCTATCGTAGAAGGTTTATCTGATAGAAAATCAGGTAAAGATTCTAAGAAAGCTGATAAAGAAAGTAAAAGCGAAAAAGCGGCTCCTAAAATGCCAAAAGCTGAAGGAGAAGTGCCATCTAAAGATGCATCAGATCAAAAAGCCATGAGTGAGGCTAAGAATGATGTTAAATTAGAATCTAAGCAAGAAACTTTAAAGAAAGCATCTTCTAACGAAGAAGAATAA
- the rpsI gene encoding 30S ribosomal protein S9 yields the protein MEVIHKIGRRKTAVARVYVSEGNGNITVNKKDLNDYFTTSTLQYKVNQPFNLTETAGTFDVKVNVYGGGITGQAEAIRLALSRAMVELNEENKGALKPEGLLTRDPRMVERKKFGQKKARKQFQFSKR from the coding sequence ATGGAAGTTATTCACAAAATTGGCCGTAGAAAAACGGCTGTTGCACGTGTATATGTTTCTGAAGGAAATGGAAACATCACTGTAAACAAAAAAGATCTTAACGATTACTTCACCACAAGTACGTTACAATACAAAGTAAACCAACCTTTCAATCTTACTGAAACTGCTGGTACTTTTGATGTAAAAGTAAATGTATATGGTGGAGGAATCACCGGACAGGCTGAGGCTATCCGTCTTGCTTTATCTAGAGCAATGGTAGAGCTTAACGAAGAAAACAAAGGAGCACTTAAACCAGAAGGATTACTTACAAGAGATCCAAGAATGGTAGAGCGTAAGAAATTCGGTCAGAAGAAAGCTCGTAAGCAATTCCAGTTCTCTAAACGTTAA
- the rplM gene encoding 50S ribosomal protein L13: MDTLSYKTVSANKATVTKEWVLVDAEGQTLGRLSSKVAKIIRGKHKADFTPHVDCGDNVIVINAEKINLTGKKWDAKEYIRHTGYPGGQRSLTASELFTKAPERLIEKAVKGMLPKNKLGSALFRNLKVYSGTQHDHEAQKPKTINLNDLK; this comes from the coding sequence GTGGACACATTAAGCTACAAAACAGTATCAGCCAATAAGGCGACAGTAACCAAAGAATGGGTACTTGTAGATGCTGAAGGACAGACTTTAGGCCGCCTATCATCTAAGGTTGCAAAAATCATTAGAGGTAAGCACAAGGCAGACTTCACCCCACACGTTGATTGCGGAGACAATGTAATTGTTATCAACGCAGAGAAAATCAACTTAACTGGAAAAAAGTGGGATGCTAAAGAATACATCCGTCACACAGGTTATCCAGGTGGACAGAGAAGTCTAACTGCTTCAGAATTATTTACAAAAGCGCCAGAGCGTCTTATTGAAAAAGCAGTAAAAGGAATGCTTCCTAAGAACAAACTAGGATCAGCTCTTTTCCGTAATTTAAAGGTTTATTCTGGAACTCAGCACGATCATGAGGCTCAAAAACCGAAAACTATTAACTTAAACGATCTTAAGTAA
- a CDS encoding AI-2E family transporter produces the protein MPANKPSEPHYSFVKKVWIVGLIFSLIAIILLLLEATFDILILILAGSLIACFFRGLGDLIHKKTSWSSKISLLTAVIGVILIVAGLSWLIGATVSSEIAKMEETFPKLLENAQNSLNGSRLGREASQQLEQIQSSEKVPEFLSRFFMTTFGGIGDIYIIILIGIFFTVSPYIYKEGVIKLIPPSQRERANDILERLVNGLTKWLAGKFIAMFAVFVLTAIGLAILGMPMWLTLAIIAGVLNFIPNFGPLAAMIPAVLVALTEDPTTALIVVIMYSAIQLFESSFITPRAQQRLIKIPPALIIISQIFVGALTGIWGVIFATPLMLIIIILVQELYVKPMERYGEN, from the coding sequence ATGCCAGCCAACAAACCATCAGAACCACACTATTCTTTCGTTAAGAAAGTTTGGATTGTTGGTCTAATATTTTCTTTAATTGCTATTATCCTTCTTCTTTTAGAAGCAACATTCGACATCCTTATCTTAATACTTGCAGGAAGTCTTATCGCTTGCTTTTTCAGAGGTTTGGGAGACTTAATACATAAAAAAACTTCCTGGAGTTCTAAAATTTCGCTTTTAACAGCAGTTATTGGCGTGATTCTAATTGTCGCTGGCTTATCTTGGCTTATTGGAGCCACCGTTTCTTCTGAAATTGCAAAAATGGAAGAAACTTTCCCAAAGCTATTAGAAAATGCCCAAAATTCACTCAACGGAAGTAGGTTGGGACGCGAAGCTTCTCAGCAACTGGAACAAATTCAATCTTCAGAAAAAGTACCTGAATTTCTTTCCAGGTTTTTTATGACCACTTTTGGAGGGATTGGTGATATCTATATCATAATATTAATAGGTATCTTTTTTACGGTTTCTCCATACATTTATAAAGAAGGAGTAATTAAATTAATCCCTCCTTCACAAAGGGAAAGAGCAAATGACATCCTAGAACGGCTGGTAAACGGACTAACAAAATGGCTAGCTGGCAAATTTATTGCCATGTTTGCGGTATTTGTATTAACAGCAATTGGTCTGGCCATTTTGGGGATGCCTATGTGGCTAACTTTAGCGATTATAGCCGGAGTTCTAAATTTCATACCTAATTTTGGTCCTCTAGCAGCCATGATTCCTGCAGTGCTAGTTGCACTTACTGAAGACCCTACTACAGCACTTATCGTCGTGATTATGTATTCAGCAATACAATTGTTTGAAAGTAGCTTTATCACTCCAAGAGCTCAACAAAGACTTATTAAAATACCACCAGCTCTAATAATTATTTCTCAAATTTTTGTTGGAGCATTAACAGGTATATGGGGAGTTATATTTGCTACACCGCTTATGCTTATTATTATTATACTCGTTCAGGAACTATATGTTAAGCCAATGGAAAGATATGGTGAGAATTAG
- the polA gene encoding DNA polymerase I: MAAQKRLFLVDAYALIFRGYYAFIKNPRINSKGFDTSAIMGFMNSLFDVIRREKPDHLAVCFDKEGSELRTELFSDYKANRDATPEPIQEAIPIIQDILKAMHIPVVELPGCEADDIIGTLAKQAEKEDYQVFMVTPDKDFAQLVSENIFMYRPARMGNGIEIWGIPEVQKKFEVERPEQVIDFLGMMGDAVDNIPGLPGVGEKTAKKFLKQFGSMEELLANTDKLKGKMKEKVEANAEQGILSKKLARIIIDCDVKFHAEDYELSMPDSEKVQSIFDELEFRRLKDQFIKLFSGETESNQTQVTNSPSAKKNAKVAGAGQFSLFGGDNSEKIEDSNSRKTLKDTAHVYQKVDTGLAIRLFLQKLMKQKSVCFDTETTSLNPLEAQLVGIAFSWEAGKGYYLPFEEDTEKAQQLIELLRPFFEDPEIEKIGQNLKYDIKVLDKYGIKIKGKTFDTMIAHYLINPDMRHNMDILAETYLNYTPQPISELIGKKGKNQKSMRDVPLAEQTEYASEDADITFQLKEFFEKELAEANTRKLFDEIEMPLVEVLSDMEIEGINLDLDFLNSLSEALDHDIKELETKIYEEAGEEFKISSPKQLGIILFEKLALVKKPKKTKTGQYSTSEDVLSYLAAEHDIVQYVLDYRGLVKLQNTYVDALPGQVEKTGRVHTDYVQTIAATGRLSSNNPNLQNIPIRTERGRQVRKAFVPRNEDYILLAADYSQIELRIIAALSEEETMIKAFKDGEDIHASTASQVFNVPLDEVTREQRSNAKTVNFGIIYGVSAFGLSNQTSLSRAESKDLIDTYYKTYPKLSNYIGDQVAFARENGYVSTILGRRRYLKDINSQNAVVRGAAERNAVNAPIQGSAADIIKIAMINIHKKLKEEKFETKMLLQVHDELVFDVYKPELEKIKTLIKSEMENAYQLEVPLDVDLGVGQDWLEAH, translated from the coding sequence ATGGCTGCTCAAAAAAGACTTTTCTTAGTAGATGCATACGCATTAATCTTCCGCGGATACTATGCTTTTATAAAAAACCCCAGGATAAATTCTAAAGGATTCGACACTTCAGCAATAATGGGATTTATGAATTCTCTTTTTGATGTTATAAGAAGAGAAAAACCAGACCACCTGGCGGTGTGCTTCGACAAAGAAGGAAGCGAACTAAGAACCGAACTTTTTTCAGATTATAAAGCCAATAGAGATGCTACACCAGAGCCGATTCAAGAAGCTATTCCCATAATTCAGGATATTCTGAAAGCCATGCATATCCCCGTTGTAGAACTTCCCGGATGCGAAGCCGATGATATTATAGGTACTTTGGCAAAACAAGCCGAAAAAGAGGATTACCAGGTTTTTATGGTTACTCCCGATAAGGATTTTGCACAGTTAGTTTCAGAAAATATTTTCATGTATCGCCCGGCTAGAATGGGCAACGGTATCGAAATTTGGGGAATTCCAGAAGTTCAGAAAAAATTTGAAGTCGAGCGACCAGAACAGGTAATCGACTTTTTAGGAATGATGGGCGATGCTGTAGATAACATTCCTGGTCTTCCTGGTGTTGGTGAGAAAACCGCTAAAAAATTCCTGAAACAGTTTGGTTCTATGGAAGAACTTTTAGCGAATACCGATAAGCTAAAAGGCAAGATGAAAGAGAAAGTTGAAGCGAATGCTGAACAAGGAATTTTATCAAAGAAACTTGCCCGAATAATTATAGATTGTGATGTGAAATTTCATGCTGAAGACTACGAACTTTCAATGCCAGATTCAGAAAAAGTACAGTCAATTTTTGACGAACTGGAATTTAGAAGACTTAAAGATCAGTTTATAAAATTATTTAGCGGAGAAACCGAAAGCAACCAAACTCAGGTTACTAATTCTCCATCAGCCAAGAAAAATGCTAAAGTCGCAGGTGCGGGACAATTTTCTTTATTCGGAGGCGATAATTCAGAAAAAATAGAGGATAGCAATAGCAGAAAAACGCTAAAGGATACAGCGCACGTTTACCAAAAAGTAGACACCGGTTTGGCAATCCGATTGTTTCTTCAGAAATTAATGAAGCAAAAATCGGTTTGTTTTGATACTGAAACTACCAGTCTTAATCCGCTTGAAGCACAGCTAGTAGGAATTGCGTTTTCTTGGGAAGCCGGGAAAGGATATTATCTTCCGTTTGAAGAAGACACCGAAAAAGCACAACAACTTATTGAACTTTTACGCCCGTTCTTTGAAGATCCTGAAATTGAAAAAATAGGCCAAAACCTAAAATATGATATCAAAGTTCTAGATAAATATGGCATAAAGATTAAAGGAAAGACTTTCGACACCATGATCGCCCACTACCTAATTAATCCTGATATGCGCCATAATATGGATATTTTAGCCGAAACCTATCTAAATTATACTCCGCAACCTATTTCAGAATTGATTGGAAAAAAAGGCAAAAATCAAAAAAGCATGCGTGATGTTCCTTTAGCTGAACAAACGGAATATGCTTCTGAAGATGCCGATATCACCTTTCAGCTTAAAGAATTTTTTGAAAAAGAATTAGCTGAAGCGAATACTCGCAAATTATTTGACGAGATTGAAATGCCGCTAGTCGAGGTGCTTTCTGATATGGAAATTGAAGGAATAAACCTAGATTTAGATTTTCTGAACTCACTTTCTGAAGCTTTAGATCATGATATTAAAGAATTAGAGACTAAAATTTATGAAGAAGCAGGGGAAGAATTCAAAATAAGTTCTCCCAAGCAATTAGGGATTATCCTTTTTGAAAAATTAGCTTTAGTTAAGAAACCGAAGAAAACAAAAACCGGGCAATATTCTACCAGCGAAGATGTTCTTTCTTATTTAGCCGCAGAACACGATATTGTTCAATATGTTTTAGATTACCGCGGACTCGTAAAACTACAAAACACTTACGTTGATGCTTTACCTGGGCAGGTTGAAAAAACCGGCAGAGTGCATACCGATTACGTCCAAACTATCGCAGCTACCGGAAGACTAAGCTCCAATAATCCTAATTTGCAAAATATCCCAATTCGTACCGAACGCGGTAGACAGGTTAGAAAAGCTTTTGTTCCCAGAAACGAAGATTATATATTATTAGCTGCCGATTATTCTCAAATTGAACTACGCATTATCGCTGCACTTAGCGAAGAAGAAACCATGATCAAAGCATTTAAAGATGGCGAAGACATTCATGCTTCAACTGCATCGCAGGTTTTTAATGTTCCCTTAGATGAAGTTACACGAGAACAACGTAGTAACGCAAAAACCGTAAATTTTGGGATTATATATGGTGTTTCTGCTTTTGGTTTAAGCAATCAAACAAGTTTAAGCAGAGCCGAATCTAAAGACCTAATAGACACTTACTACAAAACCTACCCAAAACTTAGCAATTACATTGGAGATCAGGTAGCTTTTGCCAGGGAAAATGGATATGTTTCTACAATATTAGGCAGAAGAAGATATTTAAAGGATATCAACTCTCAAAATGCAGTAGTTAGAGGCGCTGCTGAACGTAATGCTGTGAACGCTCCTATCCAGGGAAGTGCTGCTGATATTATCAAAATAGCAATGATCAATATTCACAAAAAACTAAAAGAAGAAAAATTTGAAACAAAAATGCTTCTTCAAGTACATGATGAATTGGTTTTTGATGTCTATAAACCTGAATTGGAAAAAATAAAAACGCTTATTAAATCTGAAATGGAAAATGCCTATCAACTTGAAGTTCCTTTAGATGTTGATTTAGGAGTGGGGCAAGATTGGCTAGAAGCGCATTAA
- a CDS encoding sugar MFS transporter, with amino-acid sequence MSNNTNKSHRTAFIFLTILFFLWGFITVLVDSLIPRLKEVFTLSYFQAGMVQFAFFGAFFLLSIPAGYILSKIGYKKGIILGLSTMAAGCLLFWPAASFRVFWVFMVGYFVLAGGITILQVAANPYVTILGPEKSASSRLNLSQAFNALGTAIAPAIGALFILKDKVMTTAEIEALSATQQKAYYISEAGAVQKPFVGIAIFIAVIALVFAFVNLPKVGDKAASNDYRNVLKNRNLVMGAFGIFFYVGAEVALGSYMVNYFLNLELSEIIKSTPFLRNIAQWILDSGLEEASNMAVVGVFVTFYWTAAMIGRFIGSYLTKKFNPALVLCAFALCAFLMINISNLSVGIVAMVTIISVGLFNSIMFPTIFSLALDGLGDDKPQGSGVLCTMIVGGAVLPPSFGFLTDRFGFGIAFFLVMIAYAYIFFYGFINRKRQVEV; translated from the coding sequence ATGAGTAACAATACAAACAAGTCGCATCGTACCGCATTTATTTTCTTAACTATTTTATTTTTCCTTTGGGGATTTATTACAGTATTAGTAGACTCCTTAATTCCTAGATTAAAAGAAGTATTTACTTTAAGCTACTTTCAGGCAGGCATGGTGCAGTTTGCTTTTTTTGGAGCCTTCTTTTTGCTTTCTATCCCTGCAGGTTATATTCTATCCAAAATTGGTTATAAAAAGGGAATAATCTTAGGTCTAAGCACTATGGCCGCTGGTTGTTTGTTGTTTTGGCCGGCAGCGTCGTTTAGAGTTTTCTGGGTCTTTATGGTAGGTTACTTTGTTTTGGCAGGAGGAATTACGATTCTTCAAGTAGCAGCTAATCCATACGTAACTATTTTGGGTCCCGAAAAATCAGCGTCAAGTAGATTGAATCTTTCCCAGGCATTTAATGCCTTAGGAACTGCAATAGCTCCTGCAATTGGCGCATTATTTATTCTGAAAGATAAAGTAATGACCACTGCCGAAATTGAAGCATTATCTGCTACTCAGCAAAAAGCTTATTATATTTCTGAAGCGGGTGCTGTACAAAAACCATTTGTTGGCATTGCTATTTTTATAGCAGTAATCGCTTTAGTTTTTGCGTTTGTCAATCTACCCAAAGTAGGAGATAAAGCAGCTTCTAATGATTACAGAAATGTTCTAAAAAATAGAAATCTGGTGATGGGAGCTTTCGGGATATTTTTCTACGTAGGTGCCGAGGTAGCTCTGGGAAGCTATATGGTAAATTACTTTTTAAATCTGGAGTTATCTGAAATTATAAAATCCACTCCTTTTTTACGTAATATCGCTCAATGGATATTAGATTCTGGTCTAGAAGAGGCCAGCAATATGGCCGTAGTTGGTGTATTCGTCACATTCTACTGGACAGCCGCTATGATTGGCCGATTTATAGGGTCGTATCTAACCAAGAAATTTAATCCAGCATTAGTTTTATGTGCATTCGCACTTTGTGCTTTTTTAATGATTAATATTTCTAACCTTTCTGTTGGTATAGTTGCCATGGTTACGATAATATCTGTAGGATTATTTAATTCTATCATGTTCCCAACAATATTTAGTTTAGCACTAGATGGCCTGGGAGACGATAAACCACAAGGATCGGGTGTTTTATGTACCATGATCGTTGGTGGCGCAGTATTACCGCCTTCTTTCGGGTTTTTGACTGATAGATTTGGATTTGGTATCGCTTTCTTTTTAGTAATGATTGCGTATGCTTATATCTTCTTTTATGGTTTTATAAACCGCAAAAGACAAGTAGAAGTTTAA
- a CDS encoding isoaspartyl peptidase/L-asparaginase family protein yields the protein MKRRNFIKKAGITGAAISATPSIFAQNISEIKTSREASLPIAIATWNFHEATKKAGELLNKGTSALDAVEQGVMVEEANLKNTTVGNGGAPDRDGNVTLDACIMDPEGNAGSVVYLKNIEHPVSVARKVMEQTPHVMLAGEGALQFAIQNGFKKKNLLTKNSEKAWKEWLKEKEYKPIINIENHDTIGMLCMDKDGDIAGACTTSGLAYKMNGRVGDSPIIGSGLFVDNEVGGAAATGMGEAIMKSVGSFLVVELMRNGRSPQQACKEAVERIVKKNANHKDFQACFIAINKNGEVGGYAIHDGFSYAKYQDNKNENVKCKSFL from the coding sequence ATGAAACGTAGAAATTTTATAAAAAAGGCAGGAATCACGGGAGCTGCGATAAGTGCCACCCCTTCTATTTTCGCCCAGAATATTTCTGAAATCAAAACATCAAGAGAAGCATCTCTTCCCATTGCTATTGCAACATGGAATTTCCATGAAGCAACAAAAAAAGCCGGAGAACTTTTAAACAAAGGAACATCTGCACTTGACGCTGTAGAACAAGGCGTAATGGTTGAAGAAGCTAACTTAAAGAATACAACCGTAGGCAATGGAGGTGCTCCAGACCGTGACGGAAATGTAACTTTAGACGCCTGCATCATGGATCCAGAAGGAAATGCTGGATCTGTGGTTTATCTTAAAAATATTGAACACCCTGTCTCTGTAGCAAGAAAGGTTATGGAACAAACTCCGCATGTTATGCTAGCAGGAGAAGGTGCTCTACAGTTTGCTATCCAAAACGGATTTAAAAAGAAAAACTTACTAACTAAAAATTCTGAAAAAGCCTGGAAAGAATGGCTTAAGGAAAAAGAGTATAAACCAATCATCAACATCGAGAATCACGATACCATAGGCATGCTATGCATGGATAAAGATGGTGATATCGCAGGTGCATGCACCACTTCTGGCTTAGCTTATAAAATGAATGGCCGTGTTGGAGATTCCCCAATTATAGGCTCTGGTTTATTTGTAGATAACGAAGTTGGCGGCGCAGCTGCTACCGGTATGGGAGAAGCTATCATGAAAAGCGTAGGTAGCTTTTTAGTGGTAGAGTTAATGAGAAACGGTAGATCTCCACAACAAGCATGTAAGGAAGCTGTAGAGCGAATTGTAAAAAAGAATGCCAATCATAAAGATTTCCAGGCTTGCTTTATTGCTATAAACAAAAATGGAGAGGTTGGCGGATATGCCATTCACGACGGTTTTTCTTACGCCAAGTATCAGGACAATAAAAATGAAAATGTAAAATGTAAAAGCTTTCTTTAA